From Micromonospora echinaurantiaca:
GGAAGCTGGCGTACTCGGTGAGCACCAGGCCGAGCCGGGACTGGGTGGGCATCTCGGTGACCGGATCGTCGATCGGGTCGGCGGCCCGGGCGGGCGCGGCGACCAGGGTGGACAGGGCCAGGGCGGCGGCCGTGAGCCCGGCTGCCAGCGCGGATCTGCGGATGTTGCCGATACTGTGCACGCGGGTCTCCTTCTCGGTGGGGTCGTGCCGAGGGTGGTCAGCGGGCCAGGTAGCGGTACTGCTTCTCGACGTCACGGGCGGAGGCCGCGGTGTCGAGGAACATCAGGGCGTCCATGCGGCAGTCGCACGGGTTGCGTTCCAGGTTGTCCTGCGGAAAGCTCCCGCCGATCTTGATGCCTCGCGGGTCGGAGGCGGTGGTGACGTGCGGGCCGGGTCCGGCCACCAGCCACGGGTCGTCGGTGCGGGTGTAGAAGCCGTCCAGCGGCCGGCCGTTGCGGTAGAGCGCCATCGTTCCGGTGGTGAAGTCGAAGGTGGCGGCCAGGTGCACCCACTCCCCCTTCGGCAGCAGGCTGCGCCAGTCGGCGCTGGCGGCGAAGGTCTGCGAGTTGCCGCCGTCCAGCCGCCGGCCGAGGGCGACCAGGCGCAGTTCGCCGTTGACGTCGATGAGTTCGAGCAGCGCCCGGACGCCGTGGCCGTCGGAGTCCCCGGTCAGCACGCCGGCCAGACCGATGGCGTTGAACCGGTCGTCCGGGTTCGGGGTGGTGGTGTTGGGCAGCGGGGCGTCCATCTCCAGCTTGAACCAGCCCATCACGGTGGTGCCGGCGACGGCGCTGAACGGGCGCAGGGTGCGTACGCCGCTGGCCGAGAAGATGCCGGCCTTCCAGTCGTCGTTGCCGGCCTGGGCCGGGTCGACCTGCCGGGTCTGCAGCGCCCTGCCGCTGCCGGGGTAGGCGCGGTCCGGTACGCGCATGGCGGCGCCCCCGTTGACGAGTTCGATCTCGGTGCCGGAGCGGCCCTGGTCGCGCTCAAGCGCGACGTCGCCGGGCACCGGGTGGTCGAAGTCGTAGTAGGCGACCAGGTGCTCGCGCAGGGTGGGGTGGACGTCGCGGGGACGGTTCCGGTCCGCCTGGGCCGGCGCTGTTCCGGCGCCGGCCAGCACACCGGCCGCCAGCAGGGCGGCGGTGACGGCGGCGGCGCGTCTGGCTCTGGTCATCGCGTACACCTCTCCTCGTGTCCGCGTGGCGCGTAACCGCTTTCGTAAGCGCTTACGCGTCGCGCCCGGATCATCTCGTCGTGCCGTTCGTCGCGGGGTCGCCTCGGAAGTCGCGGGGTCGTTCGCGGGTCGGGGTCAGCGCTTCGGCGTGACCGCCGGCTCGGCGGGCCGCCCGCCGAGATACAGCTCGCCGAGCTGGGGGTCGGCGAGCAGTTGCGTCGCCGGCCCGGAGATGTGCACCCGCCCGAGGTCGAGTACGCAGCCCAGGTCGGCGGTCTCCAACGCCCGCCGGGCGTTCTGCTCCACCAGCAGCACCGCGGTGCCGGCGTCGCGCATCCGCACCACCTGCTCGAACACGGTGCTGGTCGCCTTCGGGTCCAGCCCCATCGAGGGCTCGTCCAACAGCACCACCTTCGGGTCGACCATCAGCGAGCGGGCGAACTCCACCTGCTTCTGCTGGCCGCCGGAGAGCAGCCCGGCCAGCGCGTTCCAGCGCTGCGCGACCACCGGGAACAACTCCCGGACGAACTCGGCCCGCTCGGCGATCAGCGCCTTGTTCCGCAGCGTGTAACCGCCCAGCAGCACGTTCTCCGCCACGGTCATCTCGCGGAAGACGCTGTGCCCCTGCAGCACGTGGGCCACCCCGGAGGCGAGCATCCGCTGCGGGCCCTGGCCGGTCACGTCCACCCCGCCCACCAGGATCCGCCCGGAGCGCGGCTTGAGCAGGCCGCTGGCCACCTTCAGCACGGTGGACTTGCCGGCCCCGTTCGGGCCGACCAGGCAGACGATCGTGCCGGCCGGCACCGAGACGGTGAGGCCGCGCAGCACCGGCGCCGCGCGCCCGTAGCCGGCGTGCACGTCGACGAGTTCGATTTCAGACGCCAAGGTAAGCCCCCAGGACGCGTTCGTCGGAGCGGATCAGCGACGGCGGACCCTCGGCGATCGGACGCCCGCGGTCGAACACCACGATGTGGTCGCTGACGCTCATCACCAGGTCCATGTTGTGTTCGACGATGACGAAGGTCCGCCCCTCGGCGTTCAGCTCGCGCACCAGGGAGCCGATCCGGTCCAGCAGCGCCGGGTTGACCCCGCCGGCCGGCTCGTCGAGCAGCACGGTCTCCGGGTCGCTCATCAGCACCCCGGCGAGTTCCAGCAGCTTCTGCTGCCCCCAGGACATGGTGCGCGCCTCGGCGTCGGCGAGGTGCTCGATGCCCAGCCGGGTCAGCCATCCCCGGGCCCGGTCCACCTCCGCCCGGGTGTGCGCGCCGCGCAGCAGCCCGGCCAGCCCGCCCGGGCGGACCGCCGCGAGCACGTTGTCCAGGGCCGACATCCGGGGGAACACCCGGCACAGCTGGAAGGTGCGGCCGATGCCGGCGCGGGCGATGGCGTGCGGCGCCCGACGGGTGATCTCCTGCCCCCGGTACGTCGTCCGCCCGCCGTCGGGCCGGATCATCCCGGTGACGCAGTTGAAGAACGTCGTCTTGCCCGACCCGTTCGGCCCGATCAGCGCGTTGACCTGGCCGTGCCGGAATGTCACGGTGGCGCCGTCGAGGGCCACCACGCCGCCGAACGCCTTGGTCAGCCCCTCGGTCGCCAGACCGGCCAGCCCGCTCATGCCGCCACTCCGCTTCGCTCCGTGCCGCCCGGGGGCAGTGCCGCGCTGAGCCTGATGACTCGCTCGCTCATGGCCGCTCCTTCGTCGGTTGCGCGCCGCCGGGGGCCGCGGCGGCGTCGACCGGTTCCCGCGCCCCCGCCGTACGCTCGTCGCGCAGTTGCGCGGCGGTGACCTCGCGGATGGAGCTCTGCGCGTTCCCGGACAACCGGTTGGCCAGCGCGCCGATCGCCGGCAGCACGCCGTCGGGCATGAACAGCACCACGAGCGCGAGCAGCAGGCCGGTCGCGACCAGGTGCAGCGGGGTGTTGCCGAACTCGACCTTGAAGTACTCCAGCGCGATGCCGACCACCAGGGCGCCCACCAGCGGGCCGAACAGGTGCCGGACGCCGCCGAGCAGCGCCATCAGCACCAGGTAGGAGCCGGTCAGGATGGAGAACTGGAAGACCGGGTCGAGGTCGCCGAACCAGAGCGCGTAGAGCCCGCCGGCCAGCGCGGTGAAGCCGGCCGAGACGACGAACACCACGAGCTTGTACGCGAAGGTCGGTGTGCCCAGCGCCTCGGCCTTGTCCTCGTCCTCGCGGATCGCCTTGAGCCCGAGGCCGAACCGCGAGCGGTCGATCAGCCACCAGGCCAGCAGCGCGAGCCCGAGCAACCCGGCGAAGAGGAAGTAGAACACCCGGTGGTGCTCCGGGCGCAGCAGCCCGGGGAACGGACGCGGCACCACCAGGCCCCGCGAGCCGCCGGTGAGCGAGGCCCAGCTCTGGAAGACCAGCAGCAGGATCAGCACCAGTGCGATCGAGACGATGACGAACGACGCGCCGCGCACCCGCAGCGCCGCGTACCCGATCGGCACGGCGAGGGCGGCCACCAGCAGCGCGGCGACGGCCAGCGCCACGAAGCTGGGCAGCCCGGCCCTGGTGACCAGCAGCGCGGTGGCGTAGCCGCCGAGGCCGGCCAGCGCGCCGTGGCCGAGGGAGATGTAGCCGGTGAACCCGCCGACGAAGTTCCACGACGTGGCGAGCACCGCGTAGTTCAGCACCACCACGCCCGCCGACAGGATGTACGGGTTGGGCGCCAGTGACGGGAAGGACAGCACCGCGGCGGCGAGGGCCAGCAGCGCGACCGCGCGGAGGACGGGCCCGATCCGCCCGCGTCGTACCACCGTGGTCGCCGGGTTGGCCGCTGCGGTGCCGCCGCCCGTCGCCGGCTCGGCCTCGGCGCCGCCGCGCGGCACGGCGCCGGCCGGGGTGGTGGCCGGGTCCGGCCGGGCGACGCTGGCCGGGGTGACGGCCGGGTCCGGGCCGGTGGGGGCCGGGGTGACGGTGGGGTCAGAAGCGCTGGGCAAGGCGACCTCCGAAGAATCCCTGTGGCCGGAACGCCAGCGTGGCGAACAGGGCGAGGTAGAAGATCGTCTGCGCCCAGGTGGTGCCGAGCGGGATCTGCAGCAGGCTCTGTGCCATCCCGAGCACCATGGCGGCCATCGCGGCGCCCGGCACGCTGCCGAGGCCGCCGACCACGATGATGGCCATCAGCGGGCCGATCCAGTGCCAGTGCAGCGACGGGTAGATGGTGGTGTCCAGCGCGAGGGCGGTGCCGCCGACCGCGGCGGTGGCCAGGCCGATGCCGAAGCCGTACCCGGCCACCTTCTCGGTCTCGATGCCGACCAGCCGGGCGGCGTCGCGGTGCTGGATGGTGGCGCGCAACGCCCAGCCGAACGTGGTCTTCTTCATCAGCAGGTAGAGGGTCGCCAGCGCGACGGCGGCGAGGCCGAACGCGATCAGCTTCACCACCGCGATCCGGGCGCCGAAGAGGCCGAAGCTGGCCGAGCCGTAGCCGAGCTGGATGCGCCGCTGGGTGCCGGTGAAGGCGTAGCCGAGCAGCCCCTCGATGGTGACCGCGATGGCGAACGTCAGCAGCACCGACATCATGGTCAGCGTGGCCGCGCGTAGCCGGGCCAGCAGCAGCCGTTGCAGCAGCACGCCGGCGCCGAAGAAGAGCGGCACGGTGACCACCATCGACAGCAGCGGGTCGACCCCCAGCCGGGTGTGCGACCACCAGGCCAGGTACGCGGCCAGGATGAGGAACGCCGAGTGGGCGATCATCACCACCCGCATGATGCCGAAGTAGAGGGTCAGGCCGGCTGCCAGGAGGGCGTAGAGCCCACCCAGCAGCAGACCCAGGATGACGCTCTGGAAGAGCAGCGCACCGGAGGGCATCGCCGCCTACCAGGCCGGCTTCGGGTAGACGAGGTCGGCCTCCTTGGCCTCGGCCGGGAGCACGATCTGGATCTCGCCGCCGACCCACTGCTGGATCATGTGGGCGCCCTTCGGCTTGCCGGTCTCGTCCCAGGACAGCGGGCCGACCACCGTCTCGACGGTGTTGCCGCGGACCCACTCGACCAGCTTCTTCTGGCACTCGCCCTGCTCGGCGCAGCCCACCGCGGTCACCGCCGCCGCGACGACCTGGCCGGTCGTGTACGCGTTGGCCTCGTCCTCCTCGGGCGCGGTGCCGAACTGCGCGGTGTACTTCTCGACGAACTCCTTGTTACTGGGGTAGGGCGCCTTCTGCGTGTAGCCGGTCGGCGAGAGGATGCCCTCGGTCTTGTTGCCGATGGCCGCGGCGAACTCCGGGTTGGTCGGGGCGGTGGAGAAGGCCGCCAGCTTCGGCTGGTACTTCAGCTGCTGGAGGGCGACGATCAGGTTCACGCCGTCCTGGTACTGGGAGCCGCCCACCACGATGTCGGCCCGGGAGGCCGCGATCTTCGCGGCGATGCTGCCGAAGTCGGTGGTGTTCGGCGGGTAGACCTCGTCGACGACGGTCCGGATGCCGGCCGCCGCCAGCTTCTCCTTGAGCCCGTACGCCGTGCCCTGCGCGAACGGGTCGTCCATGGCCGCGTACGCCGCGGTCTTCGGCCGCTGGTCGGCCGGCAGCGCCAGCAGGTACTCGGCCAGGTGGTTGTAGTGATCGTTGGCCACCGCCGGGGCGGCGTAGAACAGGTTCTTGAAGCCCTGCTCGAAGACCTCCTTGGCGGCGCCGGCCGGCTCGACGAAGAGCATGCCGTACTCCTCGGCCACCCGGGCCGCGGGCACCACCAGGCGGGTGGAGAACGGCCCCACCACGAGGTCGACCTGGTCGGAGCCGATGAGCTGCTCGTAGTCGGCGACCACCCGGTCGGCGTTGGACTGGTCGTCGAGGATCTTCAACTCGACCTTGCGGCCGAGCAGACCCCCCTTGTCGTTCGTGATCTTCGCCCAGGCCTCGTACCCGCGCTGCACGCCCTTGCCCGGCTCGGAGAAGTCTCCGGTGAGCGGGAGGGAGATGCCGACCACGATCGGATCGTCGCTTCCGGCGGAATCCCCGCCGCCGTCACCACCGCAGGCCGCCAGCGCCAGCGTCATCGTCGCGCCGATCGCCGCCATCCATCGGATTCGTCTGTATCGGTTCGTCATCCCGCAACGCTCCTTTGCCGGGGACGGAAGCGCTTACGAAAGCGCTTTCGTAGCCTAGGCTGTGTTCTGCACCACTGGCAATACCGTCGATGCATCGATGTTTCCGGGGAGTTGCGGATGCCCAAGCCTGGCCCGAGGCTGCGCCTCGTCGACGTCGCCGAGCGCGCCGGCGTCTCGCTGGCCACCGCGTCCCGCGCCCTCTCCGGGCGGGAGGGGGTGAGCGAGGAGGTCGCCCGCCACGTCCGCCAGGTCTCCCGCGAGCTGGGTTACGTCGCCAACCCGTACGCCCGCACCCTCGCCGGCGGCGCCAGCTCCACTGTGGGCCTGGTGGTGCACCAGGTCGACGACCCGTACTTCTCGGAGATCGCCGGCGGAGTCATCCAGGTCGCCGCCGAGGAGGGCCTGCTCGTGCAGATCTGCCACTCCGGCCGCGACCCCGACAACGAGCTGCAACAGCTGCGGCACCTGATCGCCCAGCGGGTCGGCATCATCCTGATCGCCGGCTCCGGCTACAACGATCCCGGCATCGAGGCGGCGGCTCGCGCCGAGCTGTCGGAGTTCCAGCGCGGCGGGGGTCGGGTCGCCGTCATCGGCCGGCACGCCCTCGGCGTGGACGCCGTGCTGCCGGAGAACGAGGCGGGCGGCCGGGCGCTCGCCGAGCACCTGCTGGAACTCGGCCACCGGCGGATCGCGGTGGCCGCCGGCACCGCGGCGCTGACCACCGTCGCCGACCGGCTCGCCGGCGTCTCCGCCGCGCTCGGCCGGCACGGCCTCGCCCTCGCCGACCTGCCCGTGGTGCACTGCGACTTCACCCGCGACGGTGGCCGGGCGGCCGCCGAGCAGATCCTGCGCGAGCATCCGGAGACCACCGCGATCATCGCGCTCAACGACGCCATGGCGATCGGCGTGCTGTCCACGCTGCGCGCGCACCGGGTGCCGGTGCCCGAGCGGATGTCGGTGGTCGGCTTCGACGACGTCTCGGTGGCCGCCGACCTCGCGCCCAGCCTCACCACCATCCGGCTGCCGATGACCGACATGGGCCGGATGGCGCTGGGCCTGGCACTCAAGCCCCGCGCGGCCCGCCCCCGCCGCCGCCCCACCGGCCACTCCCTAATCGTCCGCGACTCCACCGCCCCCGCCCCCGCCCGCGGTTGATCATGAAGTTATCGACGCGACACGCCGAGGCAGCCGTCAACAACTTCATGATCGACGGGCCGGGTCGGGTGGGGTGGGTACGGGGGTCGGCCCCGTCCCTCGGTGGGGACGGGGCCGATCGGGGTGGGTGTGGTTCAGATGGCTGGGGCTGGGGTCTTCTGGTCCGGTTCGGCGGTGGCGGCCGCCTCGGCCTCGGCGATGATCCGCCGCTCCTCCTCCCGGTTGGCCAGGTACCGGCGGACCGAGTAGGCGAGGGCGGCCGCCCAGACGACGTAGATGACGGCGTAGACCGGGTAGCGGACGCTGTCCGGCGCGTCGATCCAGTCGCTGCGCAGCAGGGTGCGGGTGTTGGTCAGGATGATGATGCCGCCGACGGCTGAGCCGAGCACCCGCGGTGGGATGTGCCGCACCAACCAGGCGGCGATCGGCGCGGCGATGATCCCGCCGGCCAGCAGGGCCACCACCCAGGCGAAGTTCACGCCCTCGGAACCGATGCCGACGATGAAGCCGATGCTCGCCGCGACGGCGACCAGGAACTCGCTGGTGTCGATCGAGCCGATCGTCTTGCGCGGCTCCAGCCGGCCACTGGCCAGGATGGCCGGCGTGCCGACCGGCCCCCAACCCCCACCGCCGGTGGAGTCGACGAACCCGGCCACCACACCGAGCGGGGAGAGGAACCGCTTGCGCAGCGGCTTGCCGAGGTTGCCCTTGGGCAGACCGACGGCGGTGAACCGGATCAGGATGTAGAGGCCGAGCGCCAGCAGGATGAGCGACATCAGCGGCGCGGCGGTCTCGGTCGACAGGCTCGACAGGAACGTGGCGCCCGCGAACGCGCCGATGGCCCCCGGAATGCCGATCTTCCAGACCACCTTCCAGTCGACGTTGCCGAACCGCCAGTGCGCGGCGCCGGAGACCAGGGTGGTGCCGATCTCGGCCAGGTGCACGGTGGCCGAGGCGGCGGCCGGGTTGGTGCCGATGGCCAGCAGCAGCGTCGTCGAGGTGACCCCGTACGCCATGCCGAGACTGCCGTCGACGAGCTGGGCGCCGAGGCCGACGAGCGCGAGCAGGATGAGTTTTCGCATGTCAACCACCAGTCCGGTGTGAGGGTTGGTCAGGTTCGTCGGTCGATCGGTCGTCGTCGGTCCGTCGGGCGGCGCTGCCCGGTCGGCGGATCCACGCGGGGTGGGCCGCGCTCGGCTTCCCGATATTTCCCACTGGTTAGGTGGAGAATAGGAGTGGGAGTCGGCCGGGACAAGCCCCCGTCCCAGGTACTGGTCGCCGAACCGGTCGCGGGCGTGGCCTTCCGCCGTACCGGTCCCCTAGCCTCGATCCGTGACCGTCCATGAGCTGTCCCGCGCCGACGCGCGTCGCATCGCCGTACGGGCGCAGTTGCTGGACGGTTCCCGGCCAACCGATCTGCTCGCCGTGGTGCGGCACCTGACCCTGCTCCAGATCGACCCGACCGCCGCCGTCGCGCCGAGCGCCGACCTGGTGGCGTTCAGCCGGCTCGGGCGGTCGTACGAGCCGGCCCGGTTGGCGGCGGCGCTGGCCGACCGGGTCCTGCTGGAACTCCGCGCGATGATCCGGCCGAGCGAGGACCTGGCGCTCTACCGCGCCGACATGGCCGACTGGCCCGGTCGCGGAGAGTTGCGCGCCTGGCAGAAGGACACCCGCGACTGGGTACGCGCCAACGACGCGTGCCGGCGTGACATCCTCGAGCGGCTCGCCGCCCAGGGGCCGCTGACGTCCCGGGAGATCCCCGACACCTGCCAGGTGCCGTGGACGTCCACCGGGTGGACCAACCACCGTAACGTCATCCAACTGCTGGAGCTCATGGTGCGGCGTGGCGAGGTGGCGACCGCCGGGCGCCGGGGCCGGGAGCGGCTGTGGGACCTGGCCACCCGGGTCTACCCGGCCGACCCGGTGGTCCCGGCGGACGAGGCGCGCCGCGTCCGCGACCGACGACGGCTGCGCGCGCTCGGCATCGCCCGCGCCCAGGGGCCGGAGTGCCCGGTCGAGCCGATGGACGTGGGGGTGGCCGGGGAGCCGGCCGTGGTCGAGGGCGTCGCCGGTCTGTGGCGGGTGGATCCGGCGTACCTGGGGCAGCAGTTCGCGGGGCGCGTGGCACTGCTGTCCCCCTTCGACCGGCTGATCCACGACCGCAGGCGCACCGTCGAACTCTTCGGCTACGACTACCAACTGGAGATGTACAAGCCGGTGGCCAAGCGCCGTTGGGGCTACTACGCGCTGCCGATCCTGTCCGGCGACCGGCTGGTCGGCAAGCTCGACGCCACCGCCGACCGCCCGGCCGGCGTGCTCCGGGTCGACGCGATCCACGAGGACGAGCCCTTCGACCCGGCCACCGCCGCCGCGGTGCGCGCCGAGATCAGGGAGCTGGCCGACTGGCTGCACCTGGACCTCGCGCTCCCCGGAGGCCGACCCACGCGACGGTCGTCCGGGTAGCCGGGGGCAGCAACCGCGAACGGATCCCGGTACCAAGCTGCGGCGAAGCTGTGTGCCGATCGTGATCGCTCGGGACCCGGCTGGTGACGTCGTGCTGGAAGCATCGGAGTCGTGCGCAGGCTGACTCTTCCCGGGATCCTGGTCCTGCTGCTCGGGCTGCTGGCCGGCTGCACCCCGCCGGACCAGCCGATCGTCGCCCTGTCCGTCCAGGATGGTCGGCCAGTGGGCGTCCTGGTCACCTGCGACGGCGCCTTCTCCCAGCTCAGCGTCCACGAGGACGACGCCTACGAGGGCACCGGCACGTCGACCCGCTGGCACATCAGCGGCAGGCCGGCGCAAGAGGTGGTGGAGGTTCCGCTACTCGGTCCGCCACCGCAGGGTTGGGACCTCCATGGCAGCGGCGAGACCCCCGCCGCAGGCGGTGGCGGCACGGAGAAGACCCGACCGCTCACCGAACTGCGGCCCGGCGCCAGCTACGGCCTCGGCGGGCGGAGCAGCGGTAACGCCATCACCGTGACGTTCACCATCGCGGACTTCGACCGGATCGGACCGGACCAGGTGCTGGCGCCGAAGGACTACCGGACGACGAGAGTCATGACGCGGAACGACTTCGTGCGCGCGGCCCGGAAGAGCTGCGACTGAGCCCGCCGCAGGGGATGTCGACACGTCGAGCCGTCCCGTCGCCGCCGGTCGACCGGCGGCGACGAATCCGGGCCCTGGTCGTGCCGGGTGTGCTGCTGCTGGTGGCGGCGCTCGCCGGGGACGCGTACGTCCGCCCGAGCGACCCGGCCGAGCAGACCGCGCCCGGGGTGCGGACGTTCTGTGCCGGGTCGGGCCCCTGCGCCGAGCTCGGCGGCCTGACCGGACACCGGCGGGACGAGCCGGCGGCGTCCCGGCCGGGCGCGCCGTTCGCCGCGCTGCAACTCAACCTCTGCAACAGCGGTTTCGCGTCGTGCTACGCCCAGGTCAACAACGGCCGGGCGGTGGCCGAGGCGTACGCGGCGATCACCGAGCTGCGTCCGCAGGTGGTGACCCTCAACGAGGTCTGCCGGGACGACGTGGTGACCGGCCTCCACCCGGCGATGCTCCGCGCGTTCCCGGGTGACCCGGTGTTCTGGGCGTTCCAGCCGGCGGCCGACCGAATCGTCCGCTCGCGGCCCTACCGGTGCCGCAACGGCGAGCCGTACGGCATCGGGATCCTCGGCCGGGTCGACCCCGCGGCCCGGGGTGGCGTCTCGGTGTTCAACGGGCTCTACCCGCAGCAGGCCGACGGCCCGGACGAGTTGCGGGTCTGGCTCTGCGTGGCGGCGGCCGACCGCTACCACGCCTGCACCACCCACCTGACGTTCGCCTCCGCGGCGGTCGCGATCCGGCAGTGCCAGCACCTGCTGCGGGTCGAGATCCCCGCGATGCGGGCGGCCGTGGGATCGTCCACTCCGGTGCTCGTCGCCGGCGACCTGAACCTGGCCGCCGGCGGCTCGCCGGACGTCCGGGACTGCGTTCCCGCGGGCTACCACCACGTCGGCAACGGCAACGTGCAGCACGTCATCGCGACCAGCGACCTCAGCTTCGCCGACGCCCGCTCGCACCCGATGCGCCACACCGACCACAACGGCTGGTTCGTCAGCGCCGAACTCTGACCGCTCCCGGCCACCGGCGTTCCGCGCCCCGGCCCTGATCGGCGCGGTCCGACCCGTGCGTCAGCCCCGGGCCGGAGCGCGCGCCGCCAGGCCGCGTCCCGTCGCCGTCCAGCAAATCCCCCACAGCAGGAAGAACGGTGACCACAGCAGCAGGTCCCAGCGCGCCAGGTCGCGGGCCAGCGCGGCGTGCTCGACCGGCGGCGGGCGGACCCCGGCCAACAGCAGCCCGTCTCCGACGAACCCGAACCCCAGCACCCCGACCGACCGGGCGATCATGAATATCCCCAGCCCCCACGCGACCACCAGCAGCAGCCGACGCGGGACCGCCGCACCCCACGGGCGTACGGCGGCCAGCGCGACGACGACGCCGACCACGGCCGCACCGGCCAGCACCCAGTGGCTCGCCACGAACAGCGGATCCCGGGCCAACAACCGCTCGCGCAGCTCCGGGGGCAGCGGATCCTTGTCGGCCAGCGCGTTGGCTCCCAGCGCCTGCGCGAGCTTCATCGATCCGTACGCCGCCGCGCACACCGCCGCCCCGTACGCCCCGAGGACCGCCCGGTCAGCCCGCGACACGTCGCCTCGTCGCCGTCTCATAGGAGCGGATCGTCGCCAACAGCAGCCCGATGACGACGATCCCCAGCACACCGTGGTGCCACTGCCAGCCGACCCCGAGGCCGACGAACCCGTCCAGGATCATGATCAGGGCGCCGCCGCCGACGGCGAGCAGCATCCCGGCCAACGCCAGCAGCATCACGCCTCGCGGCAGCCAACGGCCCAGCGAGGTGACGGTGGCGAGGGCGAGGCTCGCCCCGAGCACGCCGGTCGCGGCGGCGGTCCACTGCGCCACGGCCGGGTCCAGGAAGTAGCCCTCGGCCTCGGCAGCCGAGACGGGCGGGCCGCCCGGGAACCCGAGCCGGGACTGCACGGCGAAGACGGCCTTGCCCAGGGCGTAACCGAGGAACAGCACCGCCATCGCGTACGCCGGCCAACGACGGGGATAAGCACGATCGACCATGATCGCGACGGTAACCACCACCCACCGGGCCTCGACTCCCGCCGAGCGGGGAGACCTCTCCCCCACGGGAGGGAGCACCACTCAAGGGTGTGGCACGAGCCGAGCCGGAACTGGACCACCGGCCAGGCTCTCGGCCCTGCGTCGGCTCGGAGGGCCGGAGGACGTCGGGGACGCCTTCCTTCCGTCGGCACCTCGGGTGTCGTGGCCTCAGCCGAATGGCCTTAGGTTTTTCACTACTAGGGGTAGGATGGGGGCATGGGACGAGCGAACCTGACCTCAGCGGTCGTCATCGCGGCGGCGGCGGAGCTGGCGGACCGCGAAGGTTTCGACGCGATCACCCTGTCGGCGCTGGCCCGCCGCTTCGGGGTGCAGACCGCGAGTCTCTACTCACATGTCCGCGATCGGTCCTCGCTGCTCGACGGCGTGCACGAGCTGGCACTCGGCGAGCTCGCCGACCGGGTCGCGATAGCCATCGGCGGCCGCTCAGGGCGAGACGCGCTCATCGCTCTCGCCGACGCACACCGTGACTACGCCCGCCGGTTCCCCGGCCGTTGGGCCGCTCTGCAACGCCCTGCCGCGTCATCGACCGTCGAATCGGAGGCGGCCGGCCACCTGGTCGCGCTGACGCTGGCGATGCTCCGCGGCTACCAGTTGCCCGAGACCGAGCTCGTGCACGCCACCCGGCTTCTCGGCGCCACCATCAACGGCTTCCTGGCGCTCGAGGCGAGCGGCAACCTCGCACACCGCGAGCCCGCCACCGAGCTCTCCTGGCGACGCGCGCTGGATGCGCTCGACACCGCCTTCCGCTCCTGGCCGACCGAAGGAAAGCCCTGATGCACGTCCTCCCCGAGCTCCTCCGCGGCGTCGCCGAGGTCGAGGTCACCCCGCGCGGCATCCGGCCGCACCGG
This genomic window contains:
- a CDS encoding LamG-like jellyroll fold domain-containing protein translates to MTRARRAAAVTAALLAAGVLAGAGTAPAQADRNRPRDVHPTLREHLVAYYDFDHPVPGDVALERDQGRSGTEIELVNGGAAMRVPDRAYPGSGRALQTRQVDPAQAGNDDWKAGIFSASGVRTLRPFSAVAGTTVMGWFKLEMDAPLPNTTTPNPDDRFNAIGLAGVLTGDSDGHGVRALLELIDVNGELRLVALGRRLDGGNSQTFAASADWRSLLPKGEWVHLAATFDFTTGTMALYRNGRPLDGFYTRTDDPWLVAGPGPHVTTASDPRGIKIGGSFPQDNLERNPCDCRMDALMFLDTAASARDVEKQYRYLAR
- a CDS encoding ABC transporter ATP-binding protein yields the protein MASEIELVDVHAGYGRAAPVLRGLTVSVPAGTIVCLVGPNGAGKSTVLKVASGLLKPRSGRILVGGVDVTGQGPQRMLASGVAHVLQGHSVFREMTVAENVLLGGYTLRNKALIAERAEFVRELFPVVAQRWNALAGLLSGGQQKQVEFARSLMVDPKVVLLDEPSMGLDPKATSTVFEQVVRMRDAGTAVLLVEQNARRALETADLGCVLDLGRVHISGPATQLLADPQLGELYLGGRPAEPAVTPKR
- a CDS encoding ABC transporter ATP-binding protein: MSGLAGLATEGLTKAFGGVVALDGATVTFRHGQVNALIGPNGSGKTTFFNCVTGMIRPDGGRTTYRGQEITRRAPHAIARAGIGRTFQLCRVFPRMSALDNVLAAVRPGGLAGLLRGAHTRAEVDRARGWLTRLGIEHLADAEARTMSWGQQKLLELAGVLMSDPETVLLDEPAGGVNPALLDRIGSLVRELNAEGRTFVIVEHNMDLVMSVSDHIVVFDRGRPIAEGPPSLIRSDERVLGAYLGV
- a CDS encoding branched-chain amino acid ABC transporter permease is translated as MPSASDPTVTPAPTGPDPAVTPASVARPDPATTPAGAVPRGGAEAEPATGGGTAAANPATTVVRRGRIGPVLRAVALLALAAAVLSFPSLAPNPYILSAGVVVLNYAVLATSWNFVGGFTGYISLGHGALAGLGGYATALLVTRAGLPSFVALAVAALLVAALAVPIGYAALRVRGASFVIVSIALVLILLLVFQSWASLTGGSRGLVVPRPFPGLLRPEHHRVFYFLFAGLLGLALLAWWLIDRSRFGLGLKAIREDEDKAEALGTPTFAYKLVVFVVSAGFTALAGGLYALWFGDLDPVFQFSILTGSYLVLMALLGGVRHLFGPLVGALVVGIALEYFKVEFGNTPLHLVATGLLLALVVLFMPDGVLPAIGALANRLSGNAQSSIREVTAAQLRDERTAGAREPVDAAAAPGGAQPTKERP
- a CDS encoding branched-chain amino acid ABC transporter permease, with the protein product MPSGALLFQSVILGLLLGGLYALLAAGLTLYFGIMRVVMIAHSAFLILAAYLAWWSHTRLGVDPLLSMVVTVPLFFGAGVLLQRLLLARLRAATLTMMSVLLTFAIAVTIEGLLGYAFTGTQRRIQLGYGSASFGLFGARIAVVKLIAFGLAAVALATLYLLMKKTTFGWALRATIQHRDAARLVGIETEKVAGYGFGIGLATAAVGGTALALDTTIYPSLHWHWIGPLMAIIVVGGLGSVPGAAMAAMVLGMAQSLLQIPLGTTWAQTIFYLALFATLAFRPQGFFGGRLAQRF
- a CDS encoding amino acid ABC transporter substrate-binding protein, with protein sequence MTNRYRRIRWMAAIGATMTLALAACGGDGGGDSAGSDDPIVVGISLPLTGDFSEPGKGVQRGYEAWAKITNDKGGLLGRKVELKILDDQSNADRVVADYEQLIGSDQVDLVVGPFSTRLVVPAARVAEEYGMLFVEPAGAAKEVFEQGFKNLFYAAPAVANDHYNHLAEYLLALPADQRPKTAAYAAMDDPFAQGTAYGLKEKLAAAGIRTVVDEVYPPNTTDFGSIAAKIAASRADIVVGGSQYQDGVNLIVALQQLKYQPKLAAFSTAPTNPEFAAAIGNKTEGILSPTGYTQKAPYPSNKEFVEKYTAQFGTAPEEDEANAYTTGQVVAAAVTAVGCAEQGECQKKLVEWVRGNTVETVVGPLSWDETGKPKGAHMIQQWVGGEIQIVLPAEAKEADLVYPKPAW